A stretch of Candidatus Latescibacterota bacterium DNA encodes these proteins:
- a CDS encoding PQQ-binding-like beta-propeller repeat protein — protein sequence MNMRRASIVVLLTSLLLPLGSFAYGVESPIILHPTDDTWIFNSSPGAGMGLHDSLQVMSHGPDPHIFSQKALVKFDLSDLPPGTTISSATLYLYYYHGNPESECRYEELRLRRITCFWEEDWATWDTVGSCYDFSITDAARMQTCYGWLDWNVTADVQAMIDGMESNHGWMVSDERTGDDHPVIRFWARESGHKIPFLEIVLESEEWPMYLHDASNRAYNNSNMPDTAEVIWDNYVGPGFDCSPAVVDGKVYIGSTDMLCYDALGDGEGSSDQIWHYYIGPSHNIYSSPAVVDGKVYFGVETGEIYCLDAAGNGDGTTDLIWSYMTGDRIRSSPVVTDGKVYIGSWDRNVYCLDAEGNGDLTTDLVWSYSTGSVISCSPAFSNGRIYIGSNDDIVYCLDAEGNGDETTDLIWSFATGDDVMSSPTVFSGHVYVGSNDDNLYCLDAEGNGDGTTDLIWSAIVGSIQKSSPAIAYGRVYIGSFGSGIKCFDALGNCDGTTDLIWTHILGGRVYSPVLADGKVYAGSGDGVLSCLDAEGNGDGTTDLLWDHTTSDDIQTSPAIARGRIYIGSTNHHLYCLGTLPPPSIVQSSVEPWDSYGLAFVCPGTGTSCDSVTVTIRDENGDPCPYYDVEIDLSDCTGLCIDIPDGLSGTTDRDGVVRLDPRVGGCAECDVIVRAMDTDIRIYSKVTSSDWDGNWADGKVETVDSLYFMSQFMQPFPELCADYDGSGYVDLVDLSMLACCMGTSNAETCSLFYDCEIVPCSIDFETLVIGTTFDTTFVIRNTGSASLCDTVSLSCDGFSLVSGGGLYYLPSGDSLEVTVRFEPVDTGTNVCTIETGDSRCCDVLCTGVAVNPCVVESTTIDFGMVNAGCHIDTTFTIINNQDEALSGTVSESCPCDTILSGGGPYTLAPGETLRVTVRFQPTIPGTHTCLIETGDPLCCDVQCTGWTPFYTSTDHVDFGEVELGKSRDLSFMIDNHHCSDSLTGSVHELFAYDDFSILSSGHFNLAPGESKKVTVRFEPSSLEKRICVIDMNNEQIRDVVCSGTGKYVSRGSKTLFFLEQNDPNPFNPITEIRYNLPRDARVRLDIFNILGQKVVTLVNEHQSAGFKTISWNGKNDRETDVSSGVYFCRIRAGDYTETRKMILLR from the coding sequence TCCTCTGCCACATTGTATCTCTACTACTATCACGGCAATCCCGAGTCTGAATGTCGTTACGAGGAATTGAGGCTGCGGAGGATTACCTGCTTCTGGGAGGAGGACTGGGCTACATGGGACACGGTCGGCAGCTGTTACGATTTTTCGATAACCGATGCCGCGCGGATGCAGACCTGTTACGGCTGGCTGGACTGGAATGTCACCGCCGATGTGCAGGCGATGATAGACGGCATGGAAAGTAACCATGGGTGGATGGTATCCGACGAAAGAACGGGTGACGATCATCCTGTCATCCGTTTTTGGGCCAGAGAAAGTGGCCACAAGATCCCATTCCTCGAGATCGTGCTCGAATCAGAGGAATGGCCGATGTATCTCCACGATGCGAGTAACAGGGCATATAACAATTCAAATATGCCCGATACGGCCGAAGTGATCTGGGATAACTATGTGGGCCCCGGCTTCGACTGCTCGCCAGCGGTGGTAGACGGAAAAGTATATATCGGATCGACCGATATGTTATGTTACGACGCGCTGGGTGACGGCGAAGGCTCTTCCGATCAGATCTGGCACTACTACATCGGTCCGAGTCACAACATCTACTCCTCACCGGCCGTGGTTGACGGCAAGGTCTATTTCGGAGTGGAAACAGGTGAGATATACTGTCTCGATGCGGCAGGTAACGGCGATGGGACGACCGATCTGATATGGAGTTATATGACCGGCGATCGCATCCGGTCAAGTCCCGTTGTCACCGATGGGAAAGTGTATATTGGATCATGGGATCGCAATGTGTATTGTCTCGATGCCGAGGGCAATGGCGACCTGACGACCGATCTTGTATGGAGCTATTCGACAGGCAGCGTGATCAGTTGTTCACCCGCATTCTCAAACGGCAGGATCTATATAGGATCGAACGATGATATCGTGTATTGCCTGGACGCTGAGGGCAATGGTGACGAGACGACCGATCTGATCTGGAGCTTCGCGACTGGCGATGATGTGATGTCTTCCCCCACTGTGTTTTCCGGTCATGTGTATGTTGGATCCAATGATGACAATTTATATTGCCTGGACGCAGAGGGCAATGGCGATGGAACGACCGATCTCATCTGGAGCGCCATTGTCGGCAGCATTCAAAAGTCTTCTCCCGCCATAGCATATGGCAGGGTATATATCGGATCATTCGGTTCAGGGATCAAATGCTTCGATGCTCTGGGCAATTGCGACGGAACGACCGATCTGATATGGACCCACATCCTCGGAGGCAGGGTTTACTCACCGGTCCTCGCCGACGGTAAAGTATATGCCGGATCCGGGGATGGCGTTTTGTCCTGTCTGGACGCCGAGGGCAACGGTGATGGAACGACCGATCTGCTCTGGGATCACACCACGTCAGACGACATTCAAACTTCACCGGCTATCGCCAGAGGCAGGATATACATCGGGTCGACCAACCATCACCTGTACTGCCTGGGAACTCTTCCTCCCCCGAGCATCGTCCAATCATCAGTGGAGCCCTGGGATTCATACGGACTTGCTTTCGTCTGCCCCGGGACGGGAACGAGCTGCGACAGCGTCACAGTGACCATCCGGGACGAGAACGGCGATCCCTGCCCATATTACGATGTCGAGATCGATCTCTCCGATTGCACCGGTCTCTGTATCGATATCCCGGACGGCCTGAGCGGCACCACAGACAGGGACGGCGTGGTCCGCCTCGATCCCCGGGTCGGCGGCTGCGCGGAATGCGACGTGATAGTACGGGCCATGGATACCGATATCAGGATCTATTCGAAGGTAACGAGTTCTGACTGGGACGGGAACTGGGCTGACGGCAAGGTGGAAACGGTAGACTCACTCTACTTCATGAGCCAGTTCATGCAACCATTCCCCGAACTCTGCGCCGACTATGACGGCAGCGGTTACGTCGACCTCGTCGATCTCTCGATGCTCGCCTGCTGCATGGGAACATCGAATGCCGAGACCTGCTCCCTTTTCTACGACTGTGAAATCGTTCCGTGCAGCATCGATTTCGAGACCCTTGTGATCGGGACCACTTTCGATACGACATTCGTGATCAGAAATACAGGCAGCGCATCCCTCTGCGACACGGTCTCGCTCTCATGCGATGGGTTTAGTCTGGTCTCGGGAGGCGGTCTCTACTACCTCCCCAGCGGTGACTCCCTGGAGGTGACGGTGAGGTTCGAGCCGGTCGACACCGGGACAAATGTCTGCACGATCGAGACAGGGGATTCCAGGTGCTGCGACGTGCTCTGCACCGGCGTAGCGGTCAACCCGTGCGTCGTCGAATCGACGACCATAGATTTCGGTATGGTGAACGCGGGATGCCATATCGATACCACATTCACCATCATAAACAATCAGGATGAAGCCCTGTCAGGAACGGTGTCGGAATCCTGCCCCTGCGACACCATTCTATCTGGAGGAGGGCCGTATACCCTGGCTCCCGGTGAGACCCTCAGGGTGACAGTGCGTTTTCAGCCCACCATCCCGGGTACGCATACATGCCTGATCGAGACGGGGGATCCGCTGTGCTGCGATGTGCAATGCACCGGCTGGACGCCATTCTATACATCGACCGATCATGTAGATTTCGGCGAAGTGGAGCTCGGGAAGAGCAGGGATCTCAGTTTCATGATCGACAACCACCACTGCTCGGATTCGCTGACGGGATCTGTGCACGAGCTGTTCGCGTACGACGATTTCAGCATCCTCTCATCGGGACACTTCAATCTGGCCCCGGGCGAGTCGAAAAAAGTAACCGTTCGTTTCGAACCCTCTTCACTGGAAAAACGCATATGCGTGATCGATATGAACAACGAGCAAATCAGGGATGTGGTCTGCTCCGGCACCGGGAAGTATGTATCCAGAGGAAGCAAGACACTCTTCTTCCTCGAGCAGAACGACCCGAACCCGTTCAACCCCATCACAGAGATCAGGTACAATCTCCCGCGGGACGCCCGGGTGCGGCTCGACATCTTCAACATCCTCGGGCAGAAGGTCGTTACGCTCGTGAACGAGCATCAGAGCGCCGGATTCAAGACGATCTCCTGGAACGGAAAGAATGACAGGGAAACAGACGTGTCCAGCGGAGTTTACTTCTGCAGGATAAGGGCGGGCGACTATACCGAAACCAGGAAGATGATCCTGCTCCGGTGA
- a CDS encoding aspartyl protease family protein has protein sequence MVTFSRSTRLACAAITLLVITSLMVAGALAQTNQPPAVPRFDSGKIATATEVEFFGHIIYIPMMVNGTGPYSFVLDTGAGRFSAIDYSVAEALGLEQTLLMKGGGAGEDIVEINNVDSVSFASIGISFDPRSAISIPLHRMDPHWGKRKDGLIGGDLLSALITVVDYEAGTLVFHDPATYEYNGPGERVPIELFNNYIFIRAEVLLHGPGDPIEAFFMVDTGVRLSLFNSPYSREHSLPAQSPSTITGVTGFGLGGLSQGVIGRVHGIRIGSTLIENPVVNFSTDTTGGLAATDFSGIIGADILSRFTLILDYSRSEIILEKNDRFAAPFENDMCGIRFVMDGERFDIFRAFSIFDGSPAAEAGILEGDVLTAVDGREASSFTIETLMEYLSREGAVVRLTIKRGSETKEFAITLRRMV, from the coding sequence ATGGTAACATTTTCCCGTTCTACCCGCTTAGCTTGCGCTGCGATCACGCTACTGGTGATAACGAGTCTGATGGTCGCGGGAGCCCTGGCACAGACAAATCAACCTCCGGCTGTGCCGAGGTTCGATTCGGGGAAAATCGCCACTGCCACTGAAGTAGAATTCTTCGGTCACATCATATACATCCCGATGATGGTCAACGGGACCGGCCCCTACTCCTTTGTCCTCGATACAGGGGCTGGACGATTCTCGGCTATAGATTATTCGGTCGCTGAAGCTCTCGGCCTCGAGCAGACGCTGCTCATGAAAGGGGGCGGCGCGGGCGAAGACATTGTAGAGATCAACAACGTAGACTCGGTATCATTCGCCAGCATAGGAATATCCTTTGATCCGCGCTCGGCGATAAGCATCCCTCTTCACAGGATGGACCCGCACTGGGGTAAGCGCAAGGACGGGCTGATCGGAGGAGACCTTCTCTCGGCCCTGATCACGGTCGTCGACTACGAGGCGGGGACCCTTGTTTTCCACGATCCTGCGACTTACGAGTATAATGGACCCGGCGAACGGGTGCCGATCGAGCTGTTCAATAATTACATTTTTATCAGAGCTGAGGTGCTTCTACACGGACCCGGCGATCCGATAGAGGCTTTTTTCATGGTCGACACTGGTGTCCGACTCAGCCTCTTCAACAGTCCTTACTCGCGGGAGCATTCGTTGCCCGCTCAAAGTCCATCAACCATAACCGGAGTAACCGGGTTCGGACTCGGAGGATTGAGCCAGGGTGTCATCGGGCGTGTCCATGGTATCCGGATTGGTTCGACTCTCATCGAGAATCCGGTCGTCAATTTCTCGACCGATACTACCGGGGGACTTGCGGCGACCGATTTTTCGGGAATCATTGGAGCCGACATCCTGAGCCGTTTCACCCTTATTCTTGATTATAGTCGATCCGAGATCATTCTCGAGAAGAACGATCGATTCGCTGCCCCATTCGAAAACGACATGTGCGGGATACGCTTCGTAATGGATGGTGAGCGTTTCGATATTTTCAGAGCCTTCTCGATCTTCGATGGCTCACCGGCCGCGGAGGCAGGCATCCTGGAGGGCGACGTCCTGACTGCTGTCGATGGCCGCGAGGCGAGCAGCTTCACCATCGAGACACTGATGGAGTACCTCAGTCGCGAGGGTGCGGTAGTGCGTCTCACGATAAAGCGTGGAAGCGAAACGAAGGAGTTCGCCATTACCCTCAGGCGGATGGTATGA